In the Hordeum vulgare subsp. vulgare chromosome 7H, MorexV3_pseudomolecules_assembly, whole genome shotgun sequence genome, one interval contains:
- the LOC123409410 gene encoding basic blue protein-like — MVAKGRGGAAATALVAGVVLLCVLLPITGAAAMAGRAPRTYVVGDDKGWARDLNSWWPNGKTFYAGDVLVFKYDKELHDVTVLGGKGYRRCEVPRHSSKSWVMRTGNDQVTLRRGNNYFICGLPGHCDKNMKLAVKAW, encoded by the exons ATGGTGGCTAAGGGAAGAGGCGGTGCGGCGGCCACCGCTCTCGTAGCCGGCGTCGTGCTCCTGTGCGTGCTCCTTCCGATCACCGGCGCGGCCGCGATGGCGGGGCGGGCGCCGAGGACGTACGTGGTCGGTGATGACAAAGGCTGGGCTCGCGACCTCAACTCGTGGTGGCCAAACGGAAAGACCTTCTACGCCGGCGACGTGCTCG TGTTCAAGTACGACAAGGAGCTCCACGACGTGACGGTGCTGGGAGGCAAGGGGTACCGGCGGTGCGAGGTGCCGAGGCACAGCAGCAAGAGCTGGGTGATGCGCACCGGGAACGACCAGGTCACGCTGCGCAGGGGCAACAACTACTTCATCTGCGGCCTGCCGGGCCACTGCGACAAGAACATGAAGCTCGCCGTCAAGGCCTGGTAG